The following proteins are co-located in the Paludibaculum fermentans genome:
- the tssG gene encoding type VI secretion system baseplate subunit TssG has product MARKVRLRNPALKQRAAGGAPDVPSTPHVQTPSSVPASPADTGPVLPQHLLEHPQDYRFFQAARLLQLLQPESAPLGRFEDPSKEAVRFSAHQTLGYPASEIQALDVPESGQPKMAVNFLGLTGPVGELPVTYTSYITERLRAGDRTAAEFFDLFNHRLTSLFYRSWEKYHFQVPYERGEESGLSDTLLHFVGLGTPRLQNRQDIPDESLKFYAGLLSQQPRSAIAMQQILTDYFDVPVEVVQFVGSWRKLDPGSLCLLDDDPDAVPAARLGLGAVAGDEVWDQQSTMRLRIGPLTLDRYREFLPDGAAFPALRALARFISRDEYDFEVQLVLKREEAPGCLLGAEGEDAPQLSWLSWIKSKPMDRDPDDTVYRLWEVA; this is encoded by the coding sequence ATGGCCCGCAAGGTCAGGCTACGGAATCCTGCTCTAAAGCAGCGGGCGGCTGGGGGCGCGCCGGATGTGCCGTCGACCCCGCACGTCCAGACACCGTCCTCCGTTCCTGCTAGCCCTGCCGACACCGGGCCCGTGCTGCCCCAGCATCTGCTGGAGCACCCCCAGGACTATCGTTTTTTTCAGGCGGCCCGCCTCCTGCAATTGCTCCAACCGGAGAGCGCCCCCCTCGGCCGGTTCGAAGACCCGTCGAAAGAAGCCGTCCGGTTTTCCGCTCACCAGACGCTGGGTTACCCGGCCAGCGAGATCCAAGCCCTCGATGTGCCGGAGTCCGGCCAGCCCAAAATGGCGGTGAACTTCCTGGGCCTCACGGGACCTGTGGGCGAACTGCCAGTGACTTATACCTCCTACATCACTGAGCGCCTGCGCGCCGGCGATCGGACAGCGGCGGAATTCTTCGACCTCTTCAATCACCGGCTCACCTCGCTCTTCTACCGCAGTTGGGAGAAGTACCACTTCCAGGTGCCCTATGAGCGGGGCGAGGAGTCCGGTCTCAGCGATACCCTGCTCCACTTCGTCGGCCTCGGCACTCCGCGGCTGCAGAACCGCCAGGACATCCCCGACGAGTCGCTCAAGTTCTACGCCGGGCTGCTCTCCCAGCAGCCGCGTTCCGCCATCGCCATGCAACAGATCCTGACGGACTATTTCGACGTTCCCGTCGAGGTCGTTCAGTTCGTCGGCTCATGGCGCAAACTGGATCCGGGCAGCCTGTGCCTGCTCGACGACGACCCGGACGCCGTGCCCGCTGCGCGGCTGGGACTCGGCGCCGTCGCGGGCGACGAAGTCTGGGATCAGCAATCCACCATGCGTCTGCGCATCGGCCCGCTCACGCTCGATCGCTACCGTGAGTTCCTGCCGGACGGCGCAGCCTTCCCCGCCTTGCGGGCACTTGCCCGTTTTATCAGCCGGGATGAGTATGATTTCGAAGTGCAGCTCGTTTTAAAGCGCGAAGAGGCCCCAGGCTGCCTGTTAGGAGCCGAGGGAGAGGACGCGCCCCAGCTCAGTTGGCTGAGTTGGATCAAATCAAAGCCAATGGATCGGGACCCTGACGACACGGTCTACCGGTTATGGGAGGTTGCTTAA